A window from Dysidea avara chromosome 2, odDysAvar1.4, whole genome shotgun sequence encodes these proteins:
- the LOC136246951 gene encoding P-selectin-like: protein MIFRASLIFLVLFLSSTITNAQQCPTLTSPDNGMIDCSLGVDGVPDPGDTCTYTCDDGYMVHGEMTVTCGDDGTWSDNTTCRLIDCDKLKAPQFGSINCSLGDDGIPTPGDTCSFSCDEGYNIGDTTTTTCNDKGNWAPSLSAECIIDGCEVNSVVDGSITSMNKSITVTFTSDSTNPNIFFDCRIHKRDFMNCTSPHTYTEDDGVRERENIVRVRAQCPGQIHDRPTKDLTINICCPLTLGNGTVDCELGDNGGPNTGDTCSLSCDRGFIMEGSDSRMCIDSGTWTGDTTTCTAPDCEITMLDASISSNDLTITVEFVADDPHALYECKLNNRNFVDCTSPFTYASQQVRPGDNQVRVRTRCPGDPGFIDAEHEVLHIQICIPLTLDNGMIDCEYGENGGPNAGDSCSFTCDAGFDLSGSDSRTCYENGTWSGEISMCTASHLSDNRCPLLTDPDDGNVACSLARDDTPADGESCSITCDSSFDLSGSSSRTCQIQSGRGSWTGTAATCRDCWISSVNTAAEVSGNDATITFSSDPSHSNIVFDCKLDRQRFRRCASPMIYNNLSRGRHSVTVRGRCPGERIYQRERVSFIVRRRGRQ from the exons ATGATTTTCAGAGCGAGTTTAATTTTTCTGGTGCTATTCCTGAGCAGCACCATAACAAATG CACAACAATGTCCTACGCTCACTtctcctgataatggaatgattgatTGCTCACTTGGAGTTGATGGAGTACCTGATCCTGGTGACACATGTACCTACACTTGTGATGATGGTTACATGGTGCATGGTGAAATGACTGTAACATGTGGTGATGATGGTACTTGGAGTGATAACACTACTTGTAGGCTAATAG ATTGCGACAAATTAAAGGCTCCTCAATTTGGTTCAATCAATTGTTCACTGGGTGATGATGGAATACCCACTCCTGGAGACACCTGTAGTTTCTCATGTGATGAAGGCTACAATATTGGAGACACAACCACAACTACCTGTAATGATAAGGGCAACTGGGCACCATCTTTATCAGCTGAATGTATCATTG atggttgtgaagtaaATTCAGTTGTTGATGGATCTATCACTTCAATGAATAAGAGCATAACAGTCACATTCACTTCTGATAGTACAAATCCAAATATATTTTTTGACTGCAGAATACACAAAAGGGACTTTATGAATT GCACCAGTCCCCACACCTATACAGAAGATGATGGTGTGAGGGAAAGAGAAAACATTGTTAGGGTGCGAGCTCAGTGTCCTGGTCAAATCCATGATCGTCCAACTAAAGATTTGACCATCA ATATATGTTGCCCCCTCACTCTTGGAAATGGGACAGTTGATTGTGAGCTTGGTGACAATGGAGGTCCTAATACTGGAGATACTTGCAGCTTGTCATGTGATCGTGGCTTCATTATGGAGGGTAGTGACTCCAGAATGTGTATAGATTCAGGGACATGGACCGGTGATACAACAACATGCACTGCAC CTGACTGTGAGATTACAATGCTTGATGCCAGTATTTCATCAAATGACTTAACCATAACTGTTGAATTTGTTGCTGATGATCCACATGCTCTTTATGAATGCAAACTGAACAACAGAAATTTTGTGGACT GTACCAGTCCTTTCACCTATGCTTCACAGCAAGTAAGACCAGGAGACAATCAAGTGAGAGTTAGAACTAGATGTCCCGGCGATCCTGGATTTATTGATGCTGAACatgaagtgttacatatac AAATATGTATCCCACTCACTCTTGATAATGGGATGATTGACTGTGAGTATGGGGAAAATGGAGGTCCTAATGCTGGAGACAGTTGTAGTTTTACATGTGATGCTGGATTTGATCTAAGTGGAAGTGATTCTAGGACATGTTATGAAAATGGAACATGGAGTGGAGAAATTTCCATGTGTACCGCTA GCCACTTATCAGACAACAGATGTCCACTACTGACTGACCCAGATGATGGAAATGTTGCGTGTTCACTAGCACGTGATGATACTCCTGCTGATGGAGAATCTTGTAGTATCACATGTGATAGCAGTTTTGATTTGTCAGGTAGCTCCAGTAGGACTTGTCAGATACAAAGTGGTAGAGGCAGCTGGACTGGTACTGCAGCAACTTGTAGAG ATTGTTGGATCTCATCAGTGAACACAGCTGCTGAAGTGTCAGGCAATGATGCAACTATCACATTTTCATCTGATCCATCTCATTCTAACATTGTATTTGATTGCAAACTGGACAGGCAGAGATTTAGACGCT GTGCAAGTCCTATGATTTACAACAATTTATCAAGGGGTCGTCATAGTGTCACTGTGAGGGGGAGATGTCCTGGAGAGAGGATATATCAAAGAGAAAGGGTCAGCTTTATAGTCCGTCGTCGTGGTCGTCAGTAG